Part of the Mycolicibacterium mageritense genome is shown below.
TTCATGGGTGATCCGCCCGACGACGAAGCCGCGGCCCGCGGCGGCAGGCACATCTATCCGCGCGACGCCTCGGTGATCGTCGCGGTGGCCAACGGGTTGTCCCGCCACGTCGCACGCCGCATCGACGCCTTCCAGGCGGCGACCGTGACCACATGGAACAAGCTTGCCCATTGGCAGCCGTTAGCCAGTCTGGCCATCGAACCAGAGACCGAGTTCTACCTTGGTCTGGTGCACGCCGAGGACGGCGCAGCCGGAGCCCGGTACCGCGCGGCACTGGCCGCCAAGTTTCTGGACCGGTTCGGGCTGTCCACCGAGTGTGGCCTGGGCCGGCATTCGCCTGAACAGCTCGACGCGGTCACCGATGCGGTCGCGGAACTGTTCGCGGAGCGAGAAGCCGCACTGACCTGACCCGACACCGCGTCGGATATGTTGGTGCGGTGCGGAAATGGGCGTTGCTGGTCGCAGCCGTCGCCAGCGAGGTCGCCGCGACGCTGTCGCTTCGCGCGTCCCAGGATCATTCGGCGTGGCTGATCCTTGTGGTCGTCGGCTATCTCGGAGCGTTCGTGTTGTTGACCTTGGTGCTGCGGGCCGGGATGCCCGTCGGGGTGGCGTACGGCATCTGGGGCGCACTCGGCACCGCGGCGACTGCGGTGTTGGCGGCCGTGCTGTTCCGCGACCCGTTCACGTGGCCCATAGTGGCCGGGATCGGCCTGATCATTGCCGGGGTGCTGCTGGTCGAAATGGGTTCGCGGCCACGGGAGCCGCAGACGTGATGTGGCTGGCACTGGCCGGCGCGATCGTGGTCGAGGTGTGCGCGACGCTGGCGTTGCGGGCCAGCGACGGATTTCGCCGCAAGGCCTGGATCGTCCCGGTGATCGCCGGTTACACGTTGTCGTTCTATCTGCTGTGGCTCGCACTGTCGCAGGGTGTTCCCGTCGGCGTGGCCTACGGCATCTGGACGGCATGCGGCGTCGCGCTGGTGGCGCTCATCGCCCGGTTCTTGTTCGACGAGCCGCTGACCCCGGTCATGATGCTGGGTATCGCGTTGATCGTCTCGGGCGTCTTCACCATCGAGCTGGCCGGCGTGACTCATTGACTCCTCCCGGCGTTGAGCCTGCACTCACGGCCTAGCCCACTCGCACTTTTGCGCCCGCGCCGCAGAACCAACGCAGCGCCAGTCGACCGCCCAACACTCCCGGCGTTGAGCCTGCACTCACGGCCTAGCCCACTCACACTTTTGCGCCCTCGCCGCAGAACCAACGCGGCGCTAGTCGACCGCCCAGCACCCCCGGCGTTGAGGCTGCGCTCACGGCACAGCCCACTCGCACTTTTGCACCCTCGCCGCAGAACCAACGCAGCGCTAGTCGACCGCTCAGCACTTCCCGGCCGGCCGGCGTAACGCACCAGCCAGCAGCACCACCAACACCCCGGCCAGCGGCACGCTCACCAGCCCGACCCGGAGTCCGGCGGCGTCGGCGATCACGCCCACGAGCAGTGGCGCACCGAAGAATCCCACGCGCATGAGCCACGTGACCGCGGTCAGCCCGGTACCGGGACGCAGGCCGGGCAACTGGTCGGCGCCGTGCATGGCGGCCGGGATCAGGATCGCCACGCCGAGGCCCGCCGCGGCAAACCCGACGATGGTGCCCGGCACACTCGGAAAGGCCAGCGCGGCACCCATTCCGGCTGCGGCGACCACGCCACCGGCACGCGCCACCGTGGCTTCGCCGTACCGGTCCACCAACCGGTCGCCCACGAGTCTTCCGACGAACATGAACCCGACCAACGCGACGTAGCCGAACACGGCGATCGCAGGCGGTGCATGCAACGTGTCCCGGAGATACAGCGTGGCCCAGGAACTCCCGGCATCCTCGACAGTCGCGCCGGCCACCGCGATCAACACGAGGGCCAGCAGGGTCAGCCACACCCCCACGCCGGGCCCGGACTCCGCCACGGTCCGGGCGACGGTGTGCTCGTCATGGTCGGGACCGGCCAGCAGGAACCGGTAGGCGATCAGCACCACCGCGCAGCACACCACGGCCACGCCGAGAAGGTGGACGCTTCGAGGGGTCTCCAGCGCGATGGCTCCGGCTCCGGTGAGGCCGCCGAGGATCGCGCCGACGGCCCACACGGCGTGAAACGAGTTGATGATCGAGCGGCCGTAGTCGCGCTGCAGACGCAATCCGTGGGCGTTCTGGGCGACGTCGGTGACCGCATCGCATGCGCCCGCGAGGAACAGCGCCCCGGCGAATGCCGCGGGGCTGTCGGCAAGGCATGCGAGCACCACGAACAACGCCAGCCCGATCGAGCCGAGCACCGCGACGCGCGCGGAGAAGAATCTCCGGATGAGCATCGCGGCGCTCAGCCCGGCCACCAGCGCGCCGCCCGAGAACGCCGCAACCGCACTGCCGTAGATGGCATTCGACAAGTGCAGGTCGGTCTTGATCTCCGGATAGCGCGGCAGCAGATTCGCGAAGATCGCCCCGTTGGTGAAGAACAGTGCCGCCACCGCGATGCGGGCCCGCAGCATCACGGTCGAATCGAGCTGTCCCGGGAGCACTTCCGTGACGATACCGCGCGTCAGCGCACCGCTGACACGAGCCGATCGCTGACCTGCCAGAGGTCCGCGGCCAGCGCGTCGTCGTATGAGTCGGCCGACGACCGGGTCTGGCGGGTTCCGTCGAAGTAGGCCCCTGTGACGCCGTCGAACGCGGGATCGGCGATCAGCGCCGCGAGATCGCTTCCCGAGCGACGCGTGCTGCGCACACCCGGCAGTACCCGCAGGGCCGGCAGCACGAAGCGCCAGGCCAGCCGTTGCACCGGCGGGTAGTCACGGGCCAGCCCGGAACCGGGCATCATGCCGGGGTCGAACACGTTGACCGTCACTCCCCTGGCACCGTGGTCGAGCCGCCGGTCCAGTTCATAGCTGAACAGCACGTTGCACAGCTTCGACGTGGTGTAGCGACGGCGGCCTTCCTCGGCGGTGAGCCCGCCGCTGACGGGTTCGCTGAGCTGCGCGGCCGTGGTGTAGCGCGGCGCGGGCATTCCGGTGTGCCTGGCCGGGTCATGAGTTCCGCTGCTGACCACCACGATCCGGGCTGGCGCGACCAGCTGATCGAGGAGCCCGCGCACCAGCGCGAAGTGCCCGAGGTGGTTGACGCCGAACGTCAATTCGTAGCCGTCGCGGGTGGTCGGCGTGCCCGAGACCACCTGCACGCCTGCGTTGCACACCAACGCATGCACGTCGCGCCGCGGCAGCTCCTCGGTGAACCGGCGCACCGACTCCAGCGATGCGAGGTCGAGCTCGCAGACCGTGGTCCGCGCCGGGTGCCCCAGCGCCGCGGCGGCGTCGGCGCCGCGCGCGGTGTCCCGCACGGCAAGCACCACATGCCAGGCCGGATCGGAATTCAGCAGCGCGCGTGCGCATTCGAAGCCAAGACCGGTGTTGGCGCCGGTGATGACCACGGTCTTGTTCGTCACGGTTCCTCCAGCATTGTCGGGATGAGCGCCGTGACGGCCCGCCACAGCATCTGGTACATGCGTGCCACATCGGTGGCTTCTGGTTCGAGATGCCGGGCGTAGAAGATCCCGTCGGATTGCGCCACGGCGAAGGCCGTCAGGTCGGCCACGATCCGTTCGGCCCGTGCCGCGTCCACACCTGCGGGTAGCAGCCCGCGCACCGCATCGCCGAACCGGGCGATCGCGGTGTCGCGCACCTGGCGCACCACGGCCGCGACCGCCGCGTCATCAGTGCGCTCCATGGACAGCAGGTAGAACAACCGGAGGAAGTCCGGGTGGTGCGCCTGCAGTTCGGCCGTGACGGCGAGCTGCCGCTCGGCGGTGTCCTCAACCGGGATGGCTGAGAAGAACCGCTCCGCTCCGCGCGCCATGACGGCCGCGAGCACGCCCTCCTTCGAGCCGAAGTGCCAGTAGATGGAACTGGCCGGCAAGCCGCACGCCTTCCGGATGTCACTGATCGCGGTCGCGGCGTACCCGCGGGTCGCCATCAGCCGCTCGGTGGCGTCGAGGATCAGCTCGCGCGATTGCTCGCCCTGCTGCTGTTTCTTGGTGGGCCGAGACACGTCATACCTTCTGTACGGATCGTTACAGACACTACGGTAGCACCGGGCCGTCAATAAGTTCGCGCGACTTTTGCGCACTCGGTTCGCGGCCGCCCGCGCGGTGGCACGCTGAGGCGGTGTCCACCGAACTCGTCTCGCACACCACCGAAGAACTGATCGGCCTGTTCCCACCCGGAACGCGCCCGGACGCCGACGGCACGCTCATGGTCGGCGGCTGCCGCCTCGACGACATCGCCGAGGAGTTCGGCACCCCGGCCATCGTGGTGAACGAGGATGCGCTGCGACAACGCGCGCGTGACTACCTGGCGGCCTTCCGCAGCCGGTGGCCGCGCGCCGACGTCGCGTTCGCGTCGAAGTCGTTCCCGTGCACCGCGGTTCAGCGGGTGATGGCCGAGGAGGGCCTGCACCTCGACGTCGCGGGCGGCGGAGAGATCGTGACCGCGGTCAAGGCGGGCGCCGACCCGGCCAAGCTCGTGCTGCACGGCAACGCCAAGACCGACGAGGAGATCACTCTCGCCGTCGAGCACGGGGTCGGCCTGGTCGTGGTCGACAACTTCGACGACATCGACCGGCTCGAGCGGATCGTGCCCGCCGGTCGGCAACAGGGCTGCCTGGTCCGGGTCATTCCGGGCGTCGAGGCCGCCACCCATGCCTCGCAGGCCACAGGGCACGCCGGTTCGAAGTTCGGCCTGATGCCCGACGACGCGCGCCGGGCCATCGCCCGCATAGAGGCCAGCCCGCGGCTCCGCCTGGACGGCGTGCACACCCACGTCGGGTCGCAGCTGCTCAACACCGAACAACTCGCGGCCGCGGTGGAGCCGATCGCCAAGCTCGGCACGTTCGACGTGTACGACCTCGGCGGCGGGCTCGGCGTGCGCTACACCTACGACGACCACGCGCCGAGCCTCGATGACTACGCCGAGGCCATGGTCGGCCAGGCCCGGGCCCTGCTGCCCGAGGGCAGCCGCATCATCGTCGAACCCGGACGCAGCATGGTCGGCACGAGTGCTTGCACGGTCTACCGCGTCACGACGGTCAAGCGCGGCCAGATCGTGCACGTCGCGGTCGACGGCGGGATGGGCGACAACCTCGACGTGTCGCTGACCGGGCAGCGCTTCGAGGCGACGATCGTCAACCGGGTCGGCGGCGGCGAGACGGTCACCGTGGTCGGCAGGCACTGCGAGTCCGGCGACCAACTCGTCGACGGGGTCGAGCTGCAGGATCCCAAGGTCGGCGACCTCTTGGCCATCCCGGTCACGGGCGCCTACTGCTACACGATGTCCAACCAGTACAACGGCGCAAGGCGCGTGCCAGTTGTGTTCGCGCGCAACGGAAAAACCCGGCTCGTAGTCCGCAGGGACACCTGGGACGACCTGCTGATCCGGGACGTCGACTGACGCGACGAGCCGTCAGGCACCAAGATTGGCGGTATGAGTACCCCGTCCCCCGCCCTGGCCGAACTGGCCCGTCGCCACGGTGTGGCAACCGAGTTCGTCGATTGGACCGGCAGGCAC
Proteins encoded:
- the lysA gene encoding diaminopimelate decarboxylase, with protein sequence MSTELVSHTTEELIGLFPPGTRPDADGTLMVGGCRLDDIAEEFGTPAIVVNEDALRQRARDYLAAFRSRWPRADVAFASKSFPCTAVQRVMAEEGLHLDVAGGGEIVTAVKAGADPAKLVLHGNAKTDEEITLAVEHGVGLVVVDNFDDIDRLERIVPAGRQQGCLVRVIPGVEAATHASQATGHAGSKFGLMPDDARRAIARIEASPRLRLDGVHTHVGSQLLNTEQLAAAVEPIAKLGTFDVYDLGGGLGVRYTYDDHAPSLDDYAEAMVGQARALLPEGSRIIVEPGRSMVGTSACTVYRVTTVKRGQIVHVAVDGGMGDNLDVSLTGQRFEATIVNRVGGGETVTVVGRHCESGDQLVDGVELQDPKVGDLLAIPVTGAYCYTMSNQYNGARRVPVVFARNGKTRLVVRRDTWDDLLIRDVD
- a CDS encoding SDR family NAD(P)-dependent oxidoreductase; the encoded protein is MTNKTVVITGANTGLGFECARALLNSDPAWHVVLAVRDTARGADAAAALGHPARTTVCELDLASLESVRRFTEELPRRDVHALVCNAGVQVVSGTPTTRDGYELTFGVNHLGHFALVRGLLDQLVAPARIVVVSSGTHDPARHTGMPAPRYTTAAQLSEPVSGGLTAEEGRRRYTTSKLCNVLFSYELDRRLDHGARGVTVNVFDPGMMPGSGLARDYPPVQRLAWRFVLPALRVLPGVRSTRRSGSDLAALIADPAFDGVTGAYFDGTRQTRSSADSYDDALAADLWQVSDRLVSAVR
- a CDS encoding DMT family transporter, whose translation is MRKWALLVAAVASEVAATLSLRASQDHSAWLILVVVGYLGAFVLLTLVLRAGMPVGVAYGIWGALGTAATAVLAAVLFRDPFTWPIVAGIGLIIAGVLLVEMGSRPREPQT
- a CDS encoding TetR/AcrR family transcriptional regulator is translated as MSRPTKKQQQGEQSRELILDATERLMATRGYAATAISDIRKACGLPASSIYWHFGSKEGVLAAVMARGAERFFSAIPVEDTAERQLAVTAELQAHHPDFLRLFYLLSMERTDDAAVAAVVRQVRDTAIARFGDAVRGLLPAGVDAARAERIVADLTAFAVAQSDGIFYARHLEPEATDVARMYQMLWRAVTALIPTMLEEP
- a CDS encoding DMT family transporter, with the protein product MWLALAGAIVVEVCATLALRASDGFRRKAWIVPVIAGYTLSFYLLWLALSQGVPVGVAYGIWTACGVALVALIARFLFDEPLTPVMMLGIALIVSGVFTIELAGVTH
- a CDS encoding MFS transporter, translating into MLRARIAVAALFFTNGAIFANLLPRYPEIKTDLHLSNAIYGSAVAAFSGGALVAGLSAAMLIRRFFSARVAVLGSIGLALFVVLACLADSPAAFAGALFLAGACDAVTDVAQNAHGLRLQRDYGRSIINSFHAVWAVGAILGGLTGAGAIALETPRSVHLLGVAVVCCAVVLIAYRFLLAGPDHDEHTVARTVAESGPGVGVWLTLLALVLIAVAGATVEDAGSSWATLYLRDTLHAPPAIAVFGYVALVGFMFVGRLVGDRLVDRYGEATVARAGGVVAAAGMGAALAFPSVPGTIVGFAAAGLGVAILIPAAMHGADQLPGLRPGTGLTAVTWLMRVGFFGAPLLVGVIADAAGLRVGLVSVPLAGVLVVLLAGALRRPAGKC